A genomic window from Pectinophora gossypiella unplaced genomic scaffold, ilPecGoss1.1 Pgos_43, whole genome shotgun sequence includes:
- the LOC126381289 gene encoding oxamate amidohydrolase proenzyme-like, whose product METSNIAPRGMVVTPHHLATQSALDILREGGTAMEATVAAAATLAVVYPHMNGIGGDGFWLIVPPHEDPIVIEACGMAGSLATPDFYKGYDNIPFQGPKSANTVAGTVGGWKEALNYVSECGYQRKSVSRLLADAITYAEKGYAMTASQENALKDIRTQGVLSQFAEVFMPDGKIPTVGERFCQNNLAKTLKHLAENGLNSFYRGELAKLIVEDMATLGMPITEADLANYSPVRKVPLRLLHSQGEILNTPPPTQGVVSLAILGILDKLKIDGTNEGELIHMTVEATKQAFTLRDQYITDPKFMTVDPKTLIAERNILKMAQNINRDCAATGKGKGPGDTIWLGVMDNKGFSVSYIQSLYHHFGSGVLLPKTGIVWHNRGVAFTLDDNDLQFLKPGKIPYHTLNPPAARLKDGRVMIYGTRGGDGQPQTQAAIFHRYVVQGIPLQTSVSLPRWLYGRTVGDKNDKLKVEGRFSDDIVNYLKDRGHDVEYLPAYSELVGQAGALVRHPDGMMEGAFDPRSNGSAAGF is encoded by the coding sequence ATGGAAACTAGTAATATAGCACCTCGAGGTATGGTGGTGACTCCTCACCATCTTGCCACTCAGAGCGCTCTTGACATCCTCAGGGAAGGTGGCACAGCCATGGAAGCTACTGTAGCTGCTGCTGCTACTTTAGCAGTCGTCTACCCTCATATGAACGGCATTGGTGGTGACGGCTTTTGGCTCATCGTACCTCCACACGAAGACCCAATAGTAATCGAAGCTTGTGGCATGGCTGGCAGCTTAGCTACTCCCGACTTTTATAAAGGTTACGACAATATACCTTTCCAAGGACCAAAATCAGCCAACACAGTAGCTGGAACCGttggaggatggaaagaagctTTAAACTACGTGTCTGAATGTGGGTACCAAAGGAAGTCTGTATCAAGACTGTTGGCTGACGCCATAACCTATGCTGAAAAAGGATATGCCATGACAGCGAGTCAAGAAAACGCTTTGAAAGATATAAGAACACAAGGAGTTTTAAGTCAATTCGCAGAAGTATTTATGCCAGACGGTAAAATACCGACTGTTGGCGAGAGGTTTTGTCAAAATAATTTGgcaaaaactttaaaacattTGGCTGAAAATGGTTTAAACAGCTTTTATCGTGGAGAGTTAGCGAAGTTGATAGTAGAAGATATGGCAACACTTGGTATGCCTATTACAGAAGCAGATCTTGCGAACTACTCTCCTGTTAGAAAAGTTCCATTGAGATTACTTCATAGCCAGGGGGAGATACTTAATACGCCACCACCGACTCAAGGAGTCGTGTCACTGGCAATTCTGGGAATCTTGGATAAATTGAAAATTGATGGCACAAATGAAGGTGAACTTATACACATGACCGTCGAAGCAACTAAGCAAGCTTTTACTCTACGAGATCAATATATTACTGATCCTAAATTTATGACAGTGGATCCAAAAACTCTTATTGCTGAACGCAATATTTTGAAAATGGCTCAAAATATTAATCGTGATTGCGCTGCTACAGGCAAGGGCAAAGGGCCCGGTGATACGATTTGGTTAGGAGTAATGGATAACAAGGGATTTTCTGTTTCATACATACAAAGTTTGTACCATCATTTTGGAAGTGGAGTGCTTTTGCCAAAAACTGGAATAGTTTGGCATAATAGGGGAGTCGCATTCACCTTAGATGACAATGACCTGCAGTTTTTGAAACCTGGTAAGATACCATACCATACATTGAATCCTCCTGCGGCTCGTTTGAAGGACGGAAGGGTTATGATTTATGGCACTAGGGGTGGTGATGGTCAACCGCAGACCCAGGCAGCGATTTTCCATCGATACGTGGTACAAGGTATACCATTACAGACATCTGTTTCGCTGCCCAGGTGGTTGTACGGTCGCACGGTTGGCGATAAGAACGATAAATTAAAAGTAGAGGGCAGGTTCTCAGATGATATTGTGAATTATTTGAAAGATAGAGGTCATGACGTCGAATATTTACCAGCTTATAGCGAATTAGTAGGACAGGCCGGAGCTTTGGTGAGACATCCAGATGGAATGATGGAAGGCGCGTTCGATCCACGAAGCAACGGAAGTGCTGCAGGGTTTTAA